The following are encoded together in the Primulina tabacum isolate GXHZ01 chromosome 18, ASM2559414v2, whole genome shotgun sequence genome:
- the LOC142532716 gene encoding uncharacterized protein LOC142532716: MEEIHLYTNWDDVICPICLEFPHNSVLLQCTSYDNGCRPLVCGTDHLQSNCLYRFKQASGMSSGSKSPSSVETRQFLDSESDVKPACPLCRGEVTGWIVIDTARVNLDDKKRHCEEEKCAFSGTYLELQKHARLEHPHAFPSKIDPARQLDWENFQQSSEIIDVLSTIQSEIPRGVVLGDYVIEYGNDNSGDDFDDFPGDKGNWWKSCMLYQVFDNFRASRNRRRSRVGVSRRGNNHFSFDTSNSDEGSISSIEYPDFRPPVDTVDVFVSAREVSRGRVDQNSSQRRRSRFYDI; the protein is encoded by the exons ATGGAGGAGATTCATCTGTATACAAACTGGGATGATGTTATTTGTCCTATCTGCTTGGAGTTTCCACACAATAGTGTTCTCCTCCAATGCACGTCTTATGATAATGGATGTCGGCCATTGGTATGCGGCACAGACCATTTGCAATCAAATTGTCTCTATCGCTTCAAACAAGCTAGTGGAATGTCGTCTGGATCTAAATCACCAAGTTCTGTTGAAACTAGACAGTTTTTGGATTCGGAATCGGATGTCAAACCGGCATGCCCCTTGTGTAGAGGAGAAGTTACTGGATGGATAGTGATTGATACAGCTCGTGTAAACCTGGATGATAAGAAACGCCattgtgaagaagaaaaatgtgcATTCTCGGGCACTTACTTGGAACTTCAAAAACATGCACGACTAGAGCATCCTCATGCTTTCCCTTCAAAAATCGATCCTGCTCGCCAACTGGATTGGGAAAATTTCCAACAATCTTCCGAGATAATTGATGTTTTAAGCACTATACAGTCGGAAATCCCTCGTGGAGTGGTTCTAGGTGATTATGTAATAGAATATGGAAATGATAACTCGGGAGATGACTTTGACGACTTCCCTGGGGACAAGGGAAATTGGTGGAAATCCTGCATGTTATATCAGGTATTTGACAATTTTCGGGCATctagaaacagaagaagatCAAGAGTTGGTGTTTCCAGAAGAGGAAATAATCATTTTAGTTTTGATACTTCGAACTCTGATGAGGGTTCTATATCATCCATAGAATATCCCGATTTTAGACCCCCTGTAGATACTGTTGACGTGTTTGTTAGTGCCAGGGAAGTTTCAAGGGGAAGAGTTGATCAAAACAG CTCTCAAAGACGTCGCTCTCGGTTCTACGACATATAG